Proteins encoded within one genomic window of Brachybacterium muris:
- the ppsA gene encoding phosphoenolpyruvate synthase, with the protein MTSSIRWFSELGMADLEQVGGKNSSLGEMVSNLARLGVHVPDGFATTADAYREFLGATGLAERIDGMLTGLDTDDTMALTDTGKKIRDMVVAQPFPAQLEADIREAYEKLAAGSGAEASFAVRSSATAEDLPDASFAGQQETFLNVRGIDAVLTAIREVFASLYNDRAIAYRVHHDFDHASVALSAGVQKMVRSDIGASGVMFTVDTESGFDQAVFITSAYGLGEGVVQGAVNPDEFYVYKPALRAGKAAILKRAVGDKATKMIYTQDTEVGRTTEFVEVDPAEQAKLSLTDEQVLDLARQALIIEEHYGRPMDIEWGLDGVDGQIYVLQARPETVQSRAGSTVEKYHLSSRGTVRAEGRAIGAKIGSGPVSVLTSLDQMHDFQPGSVLVADMTDPDWEPIMKRASAIVTNRGGRTCHAAIIARELGIPAVVGTGTATRELKDGEEVTVSAAEGDTGFVYEGLLDFNVSTSQVDSMPEVPTSIMMNVGNPDQAFAFSRLPNAGVGLARLEFIVNRQIGIHPRALLELDTLQAEHPDVAAKVKEAIAAYDSPRDFFVQRVAEGVATIAAAFAPNPVIVRMSDFKSNEYANLLAGEVYEPHEENPMIGYRGASRYLSKDFADCFAMECEALRYVREDMGLDNVKIMIPFVRTPAEGKGVIDLLAQHGLRRGENDLQVVMMCEVPSNAITPELFLEHFDGFSIGSNDMTQLTLGLDRDSALVAETFDERDPAVKFMLSRAIEACRVAGKYVGICGQGPSDHPDLAEWLVDQGIASMSLNPDTVVDTWLRIARRG; encoded by the coding sequence ATGACCTCCAGCATCCGTTGGTTCTCCGAACTCGGAATGGCCGACCTCGAGCAGGTGGGAGGCAAGAACTCCTCCCTCGGCGAGATGGTCTCCAACCTCGCCCGCCTCGGCGTGCACGTGCCCGACGGCTTCGCCACCACCGCCGACGCCTACCGGGAGTTCCTGGGTGCCACCGGCCTGGCCGAGCGGATCGACGGGATGCTCACCGGCCTGGACACCGACGACACCATGGCGCTGACCGACACCGGCAAGAAGATCCGCGACATGGTCGTCGCCCAGCCCTTCCCCGCCCAGCTCGAGGCCGACATCCGCGAGGCATACGAGAAGCTCGCCGCCGGCAGCGGCGCCGAGGCATCCTTCGCGGTGCGCTCCTCCGCCACCGCCGAGGACCTCCCCGACGCCTCCTTCGCCGGCCAGCAGGAGACCTTCCTGAACGTGCGCGGCATCGACGCCGTGCTCACCGCGATCCGCGAGGTGTTCGCCTCCCTCTACAACGACCGCGCCATCGCCTACCGCGTCCACCACGACTTCGACCACGCCTCCGTCGCACTCAGCGCCGGCGTGCAGAAGATGGTGCGCTCCGACATCGGCGCCAGCGGCGTCATGTTCACCGTGGACACCGAGTCCGGCTTCGACCAGGCAGTGTTCATCACCTCCGCCTACGGCCTGGGCGAGGGCGTGGTGCAGGGGGCCGTCAACCCCGACGAGTTCTACGTGTACAAGCCCGCCCTGCGCGCCGGGAAGGCCGCGATCCTCAAGCGGGCCGTGGGCGACAAGGCCACCAAGATGATCTACACCCAGGACACCGAGGTGGGCCGCACCACCGAGTTCGTCGAGGTGGATCCCGCCGAGCAGGCGAAGCTGTCCCTCACCGACGAGCAGGTGCTGGACCTGGCCCGCCAGGCCCTCATCATCGAGGAGCACTACGGCCGCCCCATGGACATCGAATGGGGCCTGGACGGCGTCGACGGGCAGATCTACGTGCTGCAGGCCCGCCCCGAGACCGTGCAGTCCCGCGCCGGCTCCACCGTGGAGAAGTACCACCTGTCCTCCCGCGGCACCGTGCGCGCCGAGGGCCGGGCGATCGGCGCCAAGATCGGCTCCGGCCCCGTCTCGGTGCTCACCTCACTGGACCAGATGCACGACTTCCAGCCCGGCTCGGTGCTGGTGGCCGACATGACCGACCCCGACTGGGAGCCGATCATGAAGCGCGCCTCCGCGATCGTCACCAACCGCGGCGGCCGCACCTGCCACGCGGCGATCATCGCCCGTGAGCTGGGGATCCCCGCCGTGGTGGGCACCGGCACCGCCACCCGTGAGCTCAAGGACGGTGAGGAGGTCACCGTCTCCGCCGCCGAGGGTGACACCGGATTCGTGTACGAGGGGCTGCTGGACTTCAACGTCTCCACCTCCCAGGTGGACTCGATGCCGGAGGTGCCCACCTCGATCATGATGAACGTGGGCAACCCCGACCAGGCCTTTGCCTTCTCCCGCCTGCCCAACGCCGGTGTGGGCCTGGCCCGCCTGGAGTTCATCGTGAACCGCCAGATCGGCATCCACCCCCGCGCCCTGCTGGAGCTGGACACCCTCCAGGCCGAGCACCCGGACGTGGCCGCCAAGGTGAAGGAGGCCATCGCCGCCTACGACAGCCCCCGCGACTTCTTCGTGCAGCGTGTCGCCGAGGGCGTGGCCACCATCGCCGCGGCCTTCGCCCCCAACCCCGTGATCGTGCGGATGAGCGACTTCAAGTCCAACGAGTACGCGAACCTGCTGGCCGGCGAGGTGTACGAGCCGCACGAGGAGAACCCGATGATCGGGTACCGCGGTGCCTCCCGCTACCTCTCCAAGGACTTCGCGGACTGCTTCGCGATGGAGTGCGAGGCCCTGCGCTACGTGCGTGAGGACATGGGCCTGGACAACGTGAAGATCATGATCCCCTTCGTGCGCACCCCCGCGGAGGGCAAGGGCGTCATCGACCTGCTGGCCCAGCACGGCCTGCGCCGCGGGGAGAACGACCTGCAGGTGGTGATGATGTGCGAGGTGCCCTCCAACGCCATCACCCCCGAGCTGTTCCTCGAGCACTTCGACGGGTTCTCCATCGGCTCCAACGACATGACCCAGCTGACCCTGGGCCTGGACCGCGACTCCGCCCTGGTGGCAGAGACCTTCGACGAGCGCGACCCGGCCGTGAAGTTCATGCTGTCGCGCGCCATCGAGGCATGCCGCGTGGCTGGCAAGTACGTGGGCATCTGCGGTCAGGGCCCCAGCGACCACCCGGACCTCGCCGAATGGCTCGTGGACCAGGGCATCGCCTCGATGTCCCTGAACCCCGACACGGTGGTGGACACCTGGCTGAGGATCGCCCGCCGCGGGTGA
- a CDS encoding pyruvate, water dikinase regulatory protein yields the protein MAPPLPVPRPLPRAESREITSPAAPAPTVAPDGSDAPVQETHGAVPVYFISDSTGISAETMGNALLAQFPTVPFERRLIPFLRTTREAEEVREQLNQAMDGPVEPIVFLTVVDEEVREVLLGTRAPVIDFVSGHLARIEAQLGLSSDHAPARLHGVGDVRRYNRRMQAVEFAIEHDDGQSVRAIQRADVILIAPSRCGKTPTSMYLALMHGVFVANYPLVDEDLENGNLPQTIADLSDRCFGLLTSPKRLSEVRGERRPDSRYASVDQTHWELSRARRIYDYYGIPFVDSSSKSVEEMSTLILQSLTDRPAP from the coding sequence ATGGCCCCTCCGCTGCCTGTTCCCCGGCCGCTGCCCCGAGCCGAGAGCCGGGAGATCACCTCACCCGCTGCCCCGGCCCCCACCGTCGCCCCCGATGGCAGTGACGCACCGGTCCAGGAGACCCACGGTGCCGTGCCCGTGTACTTCATCTCCGACTCCACCGGCATCAGCGCCGAGACCATGGGCAACGCCCTGCTCGCCCAGTTCCCCACCGTCCCGTTCGAACGCCGCCTGATCCCCTTCCTGCGCACCACCAGGGAGGCGGAGGAGGTGCGCGAGCAGCTGAACCAGGCGATGGACGGGCCCGTGGAGCCGATCGTGTTCCTCACCGTGGTGGACGAGGAGGTGCGGGAGGTGCTGCTGGGCACCCGCGCCCCCGTGATCGACTTCGTCTCCGGGCACCTGGCCCGCATCGAGGCGCAGCTGGGTCTCTCCAGCGACCACGCCCCCGCTCGCTTGCACGGCGTGGGCGACGTGCGCCGCTACAACCGGCGGATGCAGGCCGTCGAGTTCGCGATCGAGCACGACGACGGCCAGTCCGTGCGCGCCATCCAACGGGCCGACGTGATCCTCATCGCCCCCTCCCGCTGCGGGAAGACCCCCACCAGCATGTACCTGGCCCTCATGCACGGCGTGTTCGTGGCGAACTACCCGCTGGTGGACGAGGACCTCGAGAACGGCAACCTGCCCCAGACGATCGCCGACCTGTCCGATCGCTGCTTCGGGCTGCTCACCAGCCCGAAGCGCCTCTCCGAGGTGCGGGGGGAGCGCAGGCCCGATTCGCGGTACGCCTCGGTGGACCAGACCCACTGGGAGCTCTCCCGCGCCCGCCGCATCTACGACTACTACGGCATCCCTTTCGTGGACTCCTCGAGCAAGTCCGTCGAGGAGATGTCCACACTCATCCTGCAGTCCCTCACCGACCGCCCCGCCCCCTGA